GGCCCGCATCTTTGGCGAGAAGCTGTCGATCTTCACCGTCGAGGAGTTGAAGGCGCGAGGCCTGTGGGCGCCGACATTCCATGGCGGCATCCACAATGCCACCGGCTTCAGCATCCATCCCCTGAACTATGCGCGGGGCCTGGCCCGCGCCGTTCATTCAGCCGGCGTTCCCATCCACGGCTCCTCGCGCGTGCGGCGCTGGGAACAGGCCGGGGGCCGCCATCGCCTGACGACTCAGGGCGGCACGCTCACCGCCCGACGTGTCATCGTCGCTACCAATGGCTACACGCCGGAAGACGTCTCACCCCACCATGCCGGCCGCCTGATGCCGGCGCTCTCCAATATCATCGTCACCCGCCCCTTGAGCGAGGCCGAACGCGCCGAGCAGGGCTGGACCTCGCGCCTGATGGCTTTCGACACGCGCAATCTGCTTCATTATTTCCGGCTTCTGCCCGATGGCCGCTTTCTCTTCGGCGGGCGCGGCGGCACCGACGCCTCGGACGCGGGCGCCGCTCCGATGCAGCACCATATGACCGCGACCTTGCGCCGGATGTTCCCGGTTTTCGGTGCCGCGGACATCACCCATTTCTGGCGCGGCTTCGTCTGCCTCGCTTACGACCTCGTGCCTTATGTCGGACCGCTCGATACGGAAAAGACGGTGTGGACCGCGATCGCCTATCACGGCAATGGCGTCGCCATGGCGACCTATTCCGGCATGGCCCTCGCCGATCTCATCGCCGGGGACCCGAAACGCGCTAATCTCCCATCGGTCCTGACCAGGCGCCTCGCCCGCTTCCCCCTTGCCGGACTGCGGCCGCTTTACCTCAAGGGCGCCTATCTGTGGTTCAACTATCAGGACGGACGGTAGGGTCAGCGCCACCCTCATAGCTGTGGCTTCCGCCCAGATAATCCCGGAGCACGTAGCTTCCATCGTTCTCCTGGATAATATAGGACGGTCCAATCGGCACTTTTCCATGCCCGCCCGGAATGTCGAGCACATAGGTCGGCTGGCACAGCCCCGACAGGCGGCCGCGCAGCGCCTGCACGAGCTTCTGTCCGTCAGCGATGGAACAGCGGAAATGCCCCGTGCCCTTCGCTTTGTCGAGATGGTGAAGGTAGTAGGGCTTCACCCGCGCCCGCACCAGATCGCGCATGAGCCTGGCCAGGACGTCGACATTGTTGTTCACGCCCTTGAGGAGAACGGTTTGCGACAAGAGGGGTATGCCGGCATCGGCCAGCCGGGCGAGTGCTGTCCTGACGGCATCCGTCAACTCGTTAGGATGATTGACATGAACGACGACATAGACCGCGGCCCTGGTCTTGAGCGCCGCGACGAGATCGTCCGTGATGCGGCCGGGATCGACGATCGGGACTCTGGTGTGGAAGCGGATGACATCCACATGCTGCAACTCCGAAATTCGTCGCAGGATGGCGCCAAGCCGGCGGTCCGACAGAATGAGGGGGTCGCCGCCGGAGAGGATGACCTCCCAGATGTCCGGCGTCCGCGCAATATAGTCTAGAGCGGCCTCGAGTTCTTCATGGCTCAGGGCTTCATCGGCCTGGCCGACCTTCTCCCGCCGGAAGCAGAAGCGGCAATAGACCTGGCAGGTATGCGTGGGCTTGAGCAGTAGCCTGTCGGGATAGCGATGAGTGATGCCTTTGACCTTCTGAAAGGTCTCATCACCGATCGGGTCCGCCATCTCCTCGTTGCGGACATACAGTTCATCCGTGGACGGCACATATTGCGCATAGACCGGATCCGAAACATCGAGCGCCCGCATCTGCCGGAATGTCTCCGGGGTCAGCCGGATCGAAAAATTCTCCTCCACGGGCCGCAACTCGCCGTCGGTCCCTTGCGGGACGACACCGTGTTCGACAAGGGCGTCGAGCGAGTTCAGCGCCTTGGCCGGAATACGCACGGGCTTCTCTGCGGACATGGTTCTGCCGATCTCCTCCTTCGAAAAAATTGAAGCGCGCGAACCTCCCGTCACCTCTGACGGGATGGCTCGCGCGCTTCCCCTTCGCAAGCTCAGGCGCCCATTGCCGGGCGCCGGCTATGTTCAGTTCAGATCGCCGCCTCGACCATGATCTCGACATCGAGACCGGGGCCGGCAAGCTTGGATTCGACGGTGGCGCGGGCCGGCGACTGGCCGGGGACTACCCAGGCATCCCAGGCTTCGTTCATCTCGGCCCAGGTCTTGATGTCGGTCAGCCAGATATTGGCCTTGACGATCTTCGTCTTGTCGGTGCCGGCTCCCTTCAGCGTGGCATCGATCTGGTCCAGGATGTCCTTGGTCTGTTCCTTGACCGACTTGCCGACCGTTTTCTCCGCGACATAGCCGGACAGATAGATCATGTTCCCATGGATCACCGCGTCGCTCATGCGGTTGCCGGCGCCGATACGCTTCAAAGCCATTGCACTCTCCTCCTTGTTATTCGAGCGCGGCCTTGGTGGCACGAAGGACCAGGAGAGGCAAGACGTCAAATGCATAGGGCATATGCAGCCGTTCCAGCCAATGGTGATAGTCGCGCCCCCAGGGCCCGATATTGATCACCGGATAGGCGGGCGACGGGCCAAGCGCGAAACTGGCGCCCCAGACCGGCGTATTGGCTTCAGCCGCAGACAAGTCGCCCGATGCCTCGCCGAGGAAGCTCATATCCGAAATGCCTGGGAAATAGCCGAGGCGGGAGACAGTCGTGCCCTTTTCGGCCGCGGCTTGGTCGAGCACCGCCATCAGGCGCTCGCCCAGCGCCTCATCTTTCAGCGTCACCGCCGGATAAGGCAGCGAGCCGAAACCGAGGATCACGGCGGGTCCGGGCAGCTTGGTCGAGGCCCACACGAACTCGGTGATGAGCCTGGCCCGGGCCGGGAAATCAAGATCCTGCCGGTCCGCCAATTCCCGATTGAGGAGCGCAAACGAGGTCTCAAAATCGGGATCGGATCGGCGCGCCTGGGCGACCAGCTCGGCGAAGCTCAGCACCGCCACGCTTTCCTCACCGAAGGGTTGCGGCGGGCTGACCGCCCGGGCCCGCGCCGCGAGCCGGGCCACCGCCCGCTCCATGGCCTCGCGCGCCATGCCGGTCGCGATGCTCAAGACTTCCGCCGGTCCCCGGCGATGCTGCAGCGTGTTCCAGTAGAGAAAGATGCGCGCTGGCGTCGTGACATTGTAGCCGCTCTTCACATCCTTGACGTAGAGGGCGCTGGGCGGTGCGGCGATCTCATGGCCACTCGTCTCGGCAAGCTCGGGCGCGCATTCGAACTCGCTGAGCAGCTCGGCGGCGAGATAACTGGCGTTTATCCCGGCAAAGGGATAGCACGCATGCGTTTCGCGCCCGATCACCAGTGCGGTGAGCAAGAGCTTCCCGATCGATCCCGTCGTCACCGAGCGCCCGAAGGAGCCGTCGCCGTCATCGGCGATCGAATCGAGATTGATGACGAGGCTGATGTCGAGACCGCTTTCGCGCGCGATCTCGGGCAGAAGGGCGGCCGCCTTGCGCATGCCGGCCGAACGGTCCTCCTCGTCGGGCGTCGCCAGCAGCAGCACATTGCCTTGCCGATGCTCCTCCGCCGCGAAGGCCTCGAGCACGGCGATGCCGGCGGCGATCCCCGATTTCATGTCAAGCAGCCCGCGCCCCGGCAGATACTCGCCCGATTCGAGATCGGCGAGAGCTTGCGGATTCTCGCCGGTGCGCTTGAGCTTGTCGATGATCATCGGCAACAGCGCTTCCGGATCGCAGGCGAAAGGAGCGAGTTCGGCATAGTCGTCGAAGGGCACGGTGTCGAAATGCCCGGCGAGCACCACCGTCTTGCGTCCCTCGCCCTTCACCAGCGCCAGCAGGTTCGACCGGCGCGTTCCGTCACCGAGCGGCTGCACCCTCAGATGCTCGGGGTTCAGACGGAAATAGCGGTTCTGCGCCAGCATCGTCCGGAGGAGATGCGGGAAATCGCATTCCTCCGGCGATCCGGTGACGCTGCGCCATTGCGTCATCTGGATGGCCGCCGCGCGGGTCCGGGCCGCGAGATCGAAGGTCACGGGCTCCTCCCGATCGCCGCTGGTTCAGGCGAAGCGCCGGTCGTATTCGAGCACGGCATTGAGCAGAACCTGCGCGCCCGCTCCGCATTCCTCGAAAGTGGTCGATTCTTCCTCATTGTGCGACAGCCCGCCGAGGCAGGGTACGAAGATCATCGTGGTCGGCGCGACACGTGCGATGTACGCGGCATCGTGGCCGGCGCCTGAGGCCATGTCGCGGGTGGCGAAGCCGGCCTGCTCGGCGCCGTGGCGCACGCAGTCGATGAGATCGGCCGCGAATTTGACCGCCGGCGACTTCCAGATGCGTTTCTCCTCGACCTCGAGCTTGAGCTCCTTGGCGATGCGCGGGATCGCCTCCTGGTAGATTTTTTCCATCTTGTCGAGCACGCTTTCGTCGGGATGGCGCAGATCGACGGTGAAGAAAACCTCACCCGGCACGACATTGCGGCTGTTCGGCTGGCTCTCGATGAGGCCGACGCTGGCGACGCCCGGCAGATGGTCGAGGCCGATCTGGTTGATTGCCTCGATCATACGCGCGGCGCCCACCAGGGCATTCTTGCGCAACAGCATCGGCGTGGCGCCGGTATGCGCCGACTGGCCCTTCACGGTCACCTCGTACCAGCGCATGCCCTGGACGCCGGTGACGACGCCGATCATCTTCTGCTCGGCCTCGAGGATCGGACCCTGCTCGATATGGAGCTCGAACATCGCCTGGAACTTGTGCGAGCCGACGGGTTCTGTACCCTTGTAGCCGATACGCGCCAGTTCGTCGCCGAGCGTGATGCCGTCACGGTCGGCTCTGGAATAGGCGAAGTCCTCGGTGAAGACGCCGGCATAGACGCCCGAGCACAGCATGGCGGGCGCGAAGCGGGCGCCTTCCTCATTCGTCCAGTTGACGATCATCAAGGGCGCATTGGTCTCATACCCGAGATCGACCATGCTACGCATCGTCTCAAGGGCGCCCAGGACGCCCAGCACGCCGTCGAACTTGCCCCCCGTCGGCTGGGTGTCGAGATGCGAGCCCATGGCGATGGGGGCGAGCGTGTTGTTCTTGCCCGGCCTCACGGCGAACATGTTGCCGACCGAGTCGATCGAGACCTTGCACCCCAAGGCTTCGCATTGCGCCTTGAACCAGTCGCGTACCTTCTTGTCCTCGTCCGAGACGGTGAGCCGCTTGATGCCGCCCTTCGGCGTGCCACCATATTTCGCAGTCTCCATGAGCGCGTCCCACAGGCGCTGCGGATTGATGGTGAGGTTGCTTTTGCTGGTCATGAAACGGCCTCTTCGCACGGGTTATTTTGAGTCTTCGTCGGGCGTCTTCGGCCAACTCAGGAAGAAAGTCCAGATCGCATAGCCGAGCATGGCGCAGGCGATCGCGATCCACAGCCCGTTATTGTAATAGGTCTCGACGGCGAGCCAGAATGCCACGACAGCGGTAATGGCGATGCGCCGCCACAAGGGCCGGTAGAACGGCGAGGCCTGTTCGTAGGTCCTCGCCTTGGGCTGCCCGTCCTGCGACTTATCGTCCATCGATCTGCTTGCCCATGATGGCGATCGCCTGCTGGTAGACCGAGGCGGCATTCCATCCCTGGATTGCGGCAAAATTGGTCTGCCCCGGCTGATAGCCGGCCCCCCTCACCCAGCCATGGCCTTTGAGGAAATTGGCGGTCGAGGCCAACGCGTCGGCCTTGGAATTGAGATTGACGCGGCCGTCGCCGTCACCATCGACACCGTAGAGCCGCACATTCTTGGGCAGGAACTGCGTGTGCCCGACCTCGCCATGCATGGCGCCGCGCGCCGAGGCCGATAATGTGCCGCGGTCGATGAGGGCGAGTGCCGCATAGAGCTGCTCGGTGAAATATTCGGGACGGCGGCAGTCATAGGCAAGCGTCGCCACCGCCGAGAGCGTATGCTGGTTGCCGGTGATGTTGCCGAAGCCGGTCTCCATGCCCCAGATGGCGAGAAGCGGGCCGGGCGGCACGCCGTAGCGCTTCTCGATCGCCGCGAACAGCGCCGCATTGGAGTTCTTGAGCGCCCGGCCGCGCGCGACGATGGCCGGTGCGCCGCGCTTCGCCATAAAGGCCGAGAGTGACAGCTTGAAGCTCTTCTGGCCGCGATCGGCGCGGATGGTGGCGGTCGAATAGGTCGTGTCCATGAGGGCGGCGATTGCCCGGGGCTTGATGCCGTTCTGCTTCGCCTCGGCGGCGAAGCTCTGCTTCCAGCTCTCGAAATTGGCGCCGGTATTGCCGCATTTGGCGGCTTTCGCCGCGTTCACCGCCAGGACCATGACCGCCAGCCCCGCGACCACGCCCATCCATTTGCTCTGCCTCATGCCGTTCTCCGCCTCTTTCCGTCATTAGAGCCTTCCCACTTTGATCGAAACGATGCGTTTCGATCAAAGTGGGAAAAAGGCTCGAACAATATCCAATCTGGAGCGCCTCCCTATCGCCAAAGTCGAGCAACTTTGGCGGGAAGCGTTCTAGTGGCTGGACATTGCCATCAGAAGTCGCACTTGTCACCGCTTGGATGAGATGGCATCAGGAGGCCGAATACCACCATGCAGAAGACGCAGTCCCATATCGAGGCGCTGTTTCCCACCCTCGTCTATCGCGCCGGCCTCAGCCGTGCCGGCCTTCTCAACCACGCGCTGGAAGAGGCGGCATTGGGGCTCGCCGAGCATGACGAGGCGGGCAGGCGCTGGTGCGCCAGGCACGGCTATCCGGGCTACACATCCTATGGCTCGCTTGCCGATCTCCCCGACCGCAGCCAGCCCTTTGCGCGGCTGAAGCGCCTCATCGAGCAGCATGCCGCCCGTTTTGCCAAGGAGCTGCATTGGGATTTGCGCGGCGGCAAGCCGCTCTGCGACACGATGTGGGTGAATGTGCTGCCCGAGGGCGGCTCGCATAGTTCCCACATTCACACCAATGCTGTCTTGAGCGGCACATATTACGTAAAATCGCCGCCGGGCGCGGGACCCATCGTCTTCGAGGATCCGCGCCATGCGCTGATGATGGCGGCCCCGCCGCGCAAAGCTTCCGCGCCCCGCACCTTCAAGACTTATGTTTCGCAGGAGCCGACGCCGGGCGCCTTGCTTCTTTGGGAAAGCTGGTTGCGCCACGAGGTGCCGCTCAACCGCGCGGCCGGCGAGCGCATCAGCGTGAGCTTCAATCTGGTGATCGGCTGACCCGTTTGCGGCGGGTGGAAATCGTGTAAGCTTGGCCGCAATGGTAGTCATGCTGATCTCATGCGTATCCTGCACCTGCTTCTCTATGCCCTGATCGTCGCCGCTCTGGCATGTGCAACCGGCCCTGCCGAAGCAGCGGGCAAGGCCAAGCCGGCGCAAGCCGAAGGCGCGCTCGGGCCTGCGATGCGCTTCGTCGTCGTCCGCAGCCATACGGAAGGATGCGAGCCCAATTGCCCGCAATGGATCTCGGCGGAAGGTGCGGTCACCCGGCAGACACCGGCTTTGTTCAAAAAGTTCCTCAAGCAGGTCGACAAGAACCGGCTGCCGATCCTGATCAACTCGCCGGGCGGCGATCTCGACGCTTCCATGGCGATCGGCAAGCTCATTCGCGCCCACGGCCTCGATGTGGGGGTTGCCTGGACCTTGTTCGCCGGCTGTTGGCCCGACGACAAGGCGTGCAAGCTGCCGGCAGAGCAGCGCGGCGTCTATGACGGCATACCGGTCACCTGGCGCGCTTTCTGTATTTCGTCCTGCACCTTCATTCTCGCCGGCGGGCGAAAGAGGTTGGCGATCGGCACCACGATCGCCGTCACGCCCATCTCTGTGACGCTGACCAACCAGAAAGTCTTCTGGGAGGAGCGCTATCGCATGGTCAACGGCAAGAAGAAGATCATCAGCCGGAAGATCGTCAGACGCGGTCCGGCCAAGACCACCACCACCACGAAGTTAGATAAGGCTTCGCGCCGCACGCTCAATACCTATGCGGCGGCAATGGGCCTCGGCAAGGGCTTCCTCGCCCTGTTCGGCAAGGCGATCCCGACGTCGATCTATTACGTGACCGGCCACGACGCGCTTACTGCAAAGCTCGTCACCAGCATGGACAGCTCCCGCAGCCTGGTCGACAACCAGCTGTGCCAGGCTGAGCCCGTCGCTGACAACTGCATCGAGCGCGTTGCGACCATCGAACGGAAATCACTATCCCCCTGACGGTGCCACGGCCTAAGGCGTGACCACGCCGGCGCGCGGCCGGTTGATCTCGCGCCAGGTCGAGTTGGCGACATGCACGGCGGGATAGGGATCGCGGCGCACCAAATCGCCCTTAACCGCTTGGGTCGCCCTCCTTCCAGACGACGCGGCCGCGCGACAGCACCGTCACCGGCACTTCCCGTTGCGTCAGAAATCCGTATATAGTCCGGAAATTGGCGATTGTCCGGTGCAGTCCATGAAGATTGTCTCGCCTTTCCTCCTCGTACTGACGGCCGTGCTGACTGTTTGTGTTCTGCTCGCCGGTGCCGGTGAAGCCGCCACCAAGAAGACAAAGACGAAAGCGCCCGAGTCCGAAAAGTCCGTTTATGAGCAGCCGCTGCGTGTGGTGATCGTACGCAACATTATCGGCAATTGTGAACCCTTATGCCCACAATGGATCTCGGCGGAAGGGCAGATCACCGCGAAATCGCCTGCCGTGTTCAAGAAGGCGCTGGCCAAGATTGGCGACGAGAAGCTTCCCGTCATCATCACCTCGCCAGGCGGCGATCTCGACGCCGCGCTTTCCATCGGCGAAATGATCCGCAAGCGCGGTCTCGATGTCGCGGTGGGCGGGACCCATTTCGGCGGCTGTGCGCCTTATCAGAAGACCTGCAAGCCGCCCAAGGAGCAGAAGGGCGTCTATCGCGGCTTCGTGGTCGCAGGGCAAAGCTTCTGTACCTCGGCTTGTCCCCTGATCCTGGCTTCCGGCACACGCCGCTTCGGCGGCCCCGAAAATTACATCGGCGTGCATCAGATCAGCCGGGTGATCACGCGCGAGAAGGTCCGTTATCTCGAGCGCTATCTCATCGTCAACGGCAAGAAAAAGGTCCTGAGCCGCAAGGTTGTCAGCCGCAAGCCGATGAAGAGCCTGGTGTCGACCAAGATCGACAAACAGCTGCAGAAGAAGCTCACCGCTTATCTGAAGAAGATGGGCGTCGAGCCGACGCTGCTGGACCTGTTCGAGCGCGCTCCACCCTCCTCCATGTACCGGATGATGGGCGATGAGCTTCGCAGCACAAAACTCGTGACCGACCTCACGCAAAGTGCCGACCTCACTCAGGTCGTCCGCTGCGTCGCGATACCGCCCGCCGCCAATTGCGTGGCCGTTCCTGGTACGGCCAAGCCATGAAGCTCACTTCAGAGGAAGACCGAGGCCGTCAACGGGCAAAGCACGAAGAGCGTGAAGAAATGTTGGTTCATGCAAACTCTTCGCACTCCGTGATTTAGAGCAAATCCCGCCAAAGTTGAAGACTTTGGCGATAAGGATTTGCTCCAACATATTGAGCGAATTCTTTCGGCGAAGTGTTACCACTCCGCCGGGATGCGCGCTAAGGCGTGACCACGCCGGCGCGCTTAACGGCGCGCGGCCGGTTGATCTCGCGCCAGGTCGAGTTGGCGACATGCACGGCGGGATAGGGATCGCGGCGCACGAAATCGCCGTCACCGGCCTTGGCCCTGAGATCGCCGTCCTTCCAGGCGATCCGCCCCCGCGACAGCACCGTCACCGGCAGGCCGGTGCATTGATAGCCTTCGAAGACATTGTAGTCGATGCGGCTGACCTGCGTCTTGGCCGAGATCGTCTTCGATCTGGTCGGATCCCACAGGACGAGATCGGCGTCGGAGCCGACATCGACGCGGCCTTTCTTCGGATACATATTGAGGATGCGCGCGATATTGGCGGAGGTGACGGCGACGAACTCCTCTTTCGTCAGGCGGCCCGTATTCACGCCCGCCGTCCACAGCACCGGCATGCGGTCCTCGAGACCGCCGGTGCCATTCGGGATCCTGGTGAAGTCCTTGGCGCCCATGCGCTTCTGCTCAGTGGTGAAGGAGCAATGATCGGTCGCCACCACCTGCAGCGAGCCCGACTGCAGGCCGGCCCACAGCGATTCCTGGTGCTTCTTTGGCCGGAAGGGTGGCGACATCACGCGCCGCGCCGCATAGTCCCAGTCCTTGTTGCGATACTCGTCCTCATCAAGGGTGAGATGCTGGATCAGCGGCTCGCCATAGACGCGCTTGCCGGCCTCGCGTGCGCGCTTGATCGCCTCATGCGCGTCGCGGCAGGAGGTGTGCACGACATAAAGCGGGCATCCCGCCATGTCGGCGATCATGATGGCGCGGTTGGTGGCTTCGCCTTCGACTTCCGGTGGGCGCGAATAGGCATGGCCCTCGGGCCCGGTGACGCCCTGTGCCAGGAGATCGGCCTGCATGCGGAAGACGACATCGCCGTTCTCGGCATGGACGAGCGGCATCGCGCCGAGACCTGCGCAGCGCGAAAAGGAATGGTAGAGCTCATCGTCATTGACCATGAGCGCGCCTTTGTAGGCCATGAAATGCTTGAAAGTGTTGATGCCGTAGGTCTTCACCACCGTTTCCATCTCGTCGAAGACCTGTTTGTCCCACCAGGTCACCGCCATGTGGAAGGAGTAGTCTGAGGCCGCTTTCTCGGCCTTGCGCCGCCAGTCCTGATAGGCAGCGAGCATCGACTGCTTGGGCGCAGGAATGCAGAAGTCAACGATCATCGTGGTGCCGCCGGAAAGGGCGGCCTTGGTGCCCCACTCGAAATCGTCCGCTGAGACGGTGCCCATGAACATGAGCTCCATATGCGTGTGCGGATCGATGCCGCCCGGCATCACATAGAGGCCGCCGGCGTCGATGATCTCCGCCTTGCTTGGCGCTTCGAGCTTCTCGCCCACCGCGACAATCCGGCCATCGTCGATCAGCACATCGGCGCGCCGCGAATGATCATGATTTACGACGGTGCCGCCGCGGATGAGAATGGACATGGAAGCCTCCGTAATTTGGTCAATTCTCCCTCCCCCTTGTGGGGAGGGAAGGCCCGAAGGGCCAGGGTGGGGGTCGGGTGGTCTTTCAGAACTGAAATTGGAAAGACCGCCGGACCCCCACCCCTACCCCCTCCCCACAAGGAAGGACTACACCATTCCTTATTAAGGCTAAGCTACTGTTTCTCATTGTAAAATTCTAGGCAATAACTGGTTTCTATTACGAAAGGCAACACATAGGTAGCAGAGCATTAACAACCTATACCAGACTACTAATCTGGGGGTCAGAGGGGCGCGCAACCATGCTGTCGATCCCACTTTGTCTGGCTTTGAACTGACGGACGCCCGCAAAAGCATGGATGACGTCGCCTTCAAGCGCGACCGATTGCAAGCGGCCTTGGGAAAATTGCGGGAGCGGCTCGCACAGTTGAAAGATCAGGAAGAAAATGCACGTCGGCAAGCGGCCTATGACAAAGCCAAGGCTGTGCGCGATGAATTGGCAGAGGAAATATCCAGCTTTTGCCCAAAAGCTCACCGAACTGCTTGTGCGCGTCGTCATCAATGACCGCGAGGTCGACTACATCAACAATCTGCTCTGCCAAAGGGAGCCGACCGCCTGCTTGTTGCCGAACTCAAGGCACGCAACCTGCCTTGGGATTCCATAGAGACGCCGCGCCTCACCGATCAGCTTTACCTGCCAACATGGCAGCCGCGCTCCAATTATCTATGGCCACCGAGAAAATAGTGGTGCAGAGAACGCAGAGGGCAGATCAAGAGTCATAGTGCGCTTAGGGTGCGCAATGCCTGCCGCTGCTGGCGGAGGCAGTCGCCGGCATTTAGATGCCGTCAACGGCGCGGTTCAGCGGGTCAGTGCCAACTTCGCGGATGACGCTTTCGATCTTGGCGATCTCGGCGGTCAGGAATTCGGTCGGGGTCATGGGTCGTTGTCTCCGTGTGTTAGTCATACGTAGCAGCCGTAGAGATATACCCACGAAAAAGCCGGCCCCAGACTACTGGGGCCGGCTGTCGAGTTACTAGGTGTTACGCCCAGTAGTCGTACGTCAGGGTCGCGTCGACAAGCGTGTGGTTGTCGCTGTCGATCTTGTCGCTCAGTGTGACGTCGAAGTCCACATGACCGTCGGACAGAGCGGCGGCATTGACGTTCGCGAAACCCGATCTCACAACGTTGTCAGGATCCGTCCCGTCAACCTGACCGGGCGCTCCGCCGCCAATGATCGTGAAGCCGGTGAAGTCGACGCTGGAGACATCCGCGACAATGGCTGTCTCGTTGTTGGCGTCGATGTCACCCTGCACGACCACGGTCACCTTACCGTTTGTGAAGTCAAACGCGCCAGCATCAGTATGCAGGTCGAAACTGAACTTCTGCTCGATGTCGTTACCGTTGGATGGGTTATGTGCGGTCTTCTCGCCGTGCGCGGTCACCGACCCCTGGTAC
This genomic stretch from Nordella sp. HKS 07 harbors:
- a CDS encoding FAD-binding oxidoreductase, giving the protein MRPSDNIEAHMPSTTHADAFHFDHPVRSFWEASAAPLGLATPPLAGDAQCDVAIIGAGYTGLAAALRLSSEYGLDVRVLEAGEPGWGASGRNGGFACIGCHKRSYGSLIQSYGLDETRRFYGAMKDAVDLVRELCASHGIDAWIHEGGEISLAHLPSRWAELEEERDFMARIFGEKLSIFTVEELKARGLWAPTFHGGIHNATGFSIHPLNYARGLARAVHSAGVPIHGSSRVRRWEQAGGRHRLTTQGGTLTARRVIVATNGYTPEDVSPHHAGRLMPALSNIIVTRPLSEAERAEQGWTSRLMAFDTRNLLHYFRLLPDGRFLFGGRGGTDASDAGAAPMQHHMTATLRRMFPVFGAADITHFWRGFVCLAYDLVPYVGPLDTEKTVWTAIAYHGNGVAMATYSGMALADLIAGDPKRANLPSVLTRRLARFPLAGLRPLYLKGAYLWFNYQDGR
- a CDS encoding lysine-2,3-aminomutase-like protein codes for the protein MSAEKPVRIPAKALNSLDALVEHGVVPQGTDGELRPVEENFSIRLTPETFRQMRALDVSDPVYAQYVPSTDELYVRNEEMADPIGDETFQKVKGITHRYPDRLLLKPTHTCQVYCRFCFRREKVGQADEALSHEELEAALDYIARTPDIWEVILSGGDPLILSDRRLGAILRRISELQHVDVIRFHTRVPIVDPGRITDDLVAALKTRAAVYVVVHVNHPNELTDAVRTALARLADAGIPLLSQTVLLKGVNNNVDVLARLMRDLVRARVKPYYLHHLDKAKGTGHFRCSIADGQKLVQALRGRLSGLCQPTYVLDIPGGHGKVPIGPSYIIQENDGSYVLRDYLGGSHSYEGGADPTVRPDS
- a CDS encoding RidA family protein gives rise to the protein MALKRIGAGNRMSDAVIHGNMIYLSGYVAEKTVGKSVKEQTKDILDQIDATLKGAGTDKTKIVKANIWLTDIKTWAEMNEAWDAWVVPGQSPARATVESKLAGPGLDVEIMVEAAI
- a CDS encoding M20/M25/M40 family metallo-hydrolase, which gives rise to MTFDLAARTRAAAIQMTQWRSVTGSPEECDFPHLLRTMLAQNRYFRLNPEHLRVQPLGDGTRRSNLLALVKGEGRKTVVLAGHFDTVPFDDYAELAPFACDPEALLPMIIDKLKRTGENPQALADLESGEYLPGRGLLDMKSGIAAGIAVLEAFAAEEHRQGNVLLLATPDEEDRSAGMRKAAALLPEIARESGLDISLVINLDSIADDGDGSFGRSVTTGSIGKLLLTALVIGRETHACYPFAGINASYLAAELLSEFECAPELAETSGHEIAAPPSALYVKDVKSGYNVTTPARIFLYWNTLQHRRGPAEVLSIATGMAREAMERAVARLAARARAVSPPQPFGEESVAVLSFAELVAQARRSDPDFETSFALLNRELADRQDLDFPARARLITEFVWASTKLPGPAVILGFGSLPYPAVTLKDEALGERLMAVLDQAAAEKGTTVSRLGYFPGISDMSFLGEASGDLSAAEANTPVWGASFALGPSPAYPVINIGPWGRDYHHWLERLHMPYAFDVLPLLVLRATKAALE
- a CDS encoding M20 family metallo-hydrolase; protein product: MTSKSNLTINPQRLWDALMETAKYGGTPKGGIKRLTVSDEDKKVRDWFKAQCEALGCKVSIDSVGNMFAVRPGKNNTLAPIAMGSHLDTQPTGGKFDGVLGVLGALETMRSMVDLGYETNAPLMIVNWTNEEGARFAPAMLCSGVYAGVFTEDFAYSRADRDGITLGDELARIGYKGTEPVGSHKFQAMFELHIEQGPILEAEQKMIGVVTGVQGMRWYEVTVKGQSAHTGATPMLLRKNALVGAARMIEAINQIGLDHLPGVASVGLIESQPNSRNVVPGEVFFTVDLRHPDESVLDKMEKIYQEAIPRIAKELKLEVEEKRIWKSPAVKFAADLIDCVRHGAEQAGFATRDMASGAGHDAAYIARVAPTTMIFVPCLGGLSHNEEESTTFEECGAGAQVLLNAVLEYDRRFA
- a CDS encoding DUF3329 domain-containing protein, which translates into the protein MDDKSQDGQPKARTYEQASPFYRPLWRRIAITAVVAFWLAVETYYNNGLWIAIACAMLGYAIWTFFLSWPKTPDEDSK
- a CDS encoding lytic transglycosylase domain-containing protein — translated: MRQSKWMGVVAGLAVMVLAVNAAKAAKCGNTGANFESWKQSFAAEAKQNGIKPRAIAALMDTTYSTATIRADRGQKSFKLSLSAFMAKRGAPAIVARGRALKNSNAALFAAIEKRYGVPPGPLLAIWGMETGFGNITGNQHTLSAVATLAYDCRRPEYFTEQLYAALALIDRGTLSASARGAMHGEVGHTQFLPKNVRLYGVDGDGDGRVNLNSKADALASTANFLKGHGWVRGAGYQPGQTNFAAIQGWNAASVYQQAIAIMGKQIDGR
- a CDS encoding TIGR02466 family protein, whose product is MQKTQSHIEALFPTLVYRAGLSRAGLLNHALEEAALGLAEHDEAGRRWCARHGYPGYTSYGSLADLPDRSQPFARLKRLIEQHAARFAKELHWDLRGGKPLCDTMWVNVLPEGGSHSSHIHTNAVLSGTYYVKSPPGAGPIVFEDPRHALMMAAPPRKASAPRTFKTYVSQEPTPGALLLWESWLRHEVPLNRAAGERISVSFNLVIG
- the hydA gene encoding dihydropyrimidinase; the encoded protein is MSILIRGGTVVNHDHSRRADVLIDDGRIVAVGEKLEAPSKAEIIDAGGLYVMPGGIDPHTHMELMFMGTVSADDFEWGTKAALSGGTTMIVDFCIPAPKQSMLAAYQDWRRKAEKAASDYSFHMAVTWWDKQVFDEMETVVKTYGINTFKHFMAYKGALMVNDDELYHSFSRCAGLGAMPLVHAENGDVVFRMQADLLAQGVTGPEGHAYSRPPEVEGEATNRAIMIADMAGCPLYVVHTSCRDAHEAIKRAREAGKRVYGEPLIQHLTLDEDEYRNKDWDYAARRVMSPPFRPKKHQESLWAGLQSGSLQVVATDHCSFTTEQKRMGAKDFTRIPNGTGGLEDRMPVLWTAGVNTGRLTKEEFVAVTSANIARILNMYPKKGRVDVGSDADLVLWDPTRSKTISAKTQVSRIDYNVFEGYQCTGLPVTVLSRGRIAWKDGDLRAKAGDGDFVRRDPYPAVHVANSTWREINRPRAVKRAGVVTP